One window of Drosophila busckii strain San Diego stock center, stock number 13000-0081.31 chromosome 3L, ASM1175060v1, whole genome shotgun sequence genomic DNA carries:
- the LOC108601117 gene encoding NF-X1-type zinc finger protein NFXL1, whose translation MEKFNKAQQKNLAAAQKLVEAYASSSEDEGELDEKHILDLLYKHYQSLPQGAGKATGNKQNDNNANRTATFLENTLHSGAATCLICIGSIRRVESIWSCKSCYCFFHLNCIQRWANDSVMQMKVKAEQQNGNQGHYNHLGEYVPAKRQKAAHWCCPQCRTEYQPTERPTQYECFCGKEVNPAQQPYLVPHSCGEICGKLLQPKCGHDCKLLCHPGPCPPCAQLANNSCLCGKSPARSVRCLDKNWQCQQTCQTLLSCGKHKCNQKCHRRGQCPPCNSQSSQPCNCKREVKVVNCSQPKWQCTNVCGALYNCGQHKCEKICHSADCGGDCPLSVRSCPCGKSKNASGCNEEVETCGDTCHKLLSCGNHTCTQRCHRGPCNQCLVRTTKKCRCGLHEKELPCSKEFTCEAKCKQMRDCGKHACNRKCCGYQCPPCEKICGKQLNCNKHKCQSVCHNGPCYPCKLESQVNCRCGKTRRSVPCGRERSARIACMELCRISSKCHHAVKHRCHKGECPPCAQPCGQTNKCGHICKAHCHSAIRVNKTADASNRAAAKKYEYRPLPHPQCEEGVSVSCIGGHELATWPCWNSKPSSCARKCARQLRCGNHKCQLVCHTVPDPQSMLQQVGCANCEQGCGIARTKGCEHSCNKGCHPPPCAPCSFVIKSKCHCGLNQIIYKCHELYNDVDEEQQLLERGEKLRCCGNRCLKNFACGHRCITICHSGKCPNPELCRKKVRIYCACKRLKQEIACDKHRAGQTSLSCDDNCQAERAKVEATEQQQLARKKQLEEEKNRIELEKFQQKFAKRKPRERKTIEVDLERSKIDWQRWANYSVALLLVLGALGVAYYADS comes from the exons atggaAAAGTTTAACAAGGCGCAACAAAAAAACTTAGCGGCCGCTCAGAAGTTGGTGGAGGCATATGCCTCCAGCTCCGAGGATGAAGGCGAGCTTGACGAAAAACACATACTCG ATCTGCTCTATAAGCATTATCAAAGCTTGCCGCAAGGAGCTGGTAAAGCTACgggaaataaacaaaatgataaTAATGCCAATCGCACTGCTACATTTCTGGAAAACACATTGCACTCCGGTGCTGCGACATGCCTAATCTGTATAGGCAGCATACGGCGTGTAGAGTCCATTTGGTCGTGTAAAAGTTGCTACTGCTTCTTTCATCTCAATTGCATTCAACGCTGGGCAAATGACAGTGTCATGCAAATGAAAGTCAAGGCCGAACAGCAGAACGGCAATCAAGGACACTACAACCATTTGGGCGAGTATGTGCCGGCAAAGCGTCAGAAAGCTGCACACTGGTGCTGTCCGCAGTGCCGTACTGAGTACCAGCCAACGGAGCGTCCCACGCAGTACGAATGCTTCTGTGGCAAGGAAGTCAATCCGGCACAACAACCATATCTAGTGCCACACTCTTGTGGCgaaatttgtggcaagctaCTGCAGCCAAAATGTGGTCACGATTGCAAGCTGCTTTGTCATCCGGGTCCGTGCCCACCGTGTGCCCAACTGGCCAACAACTCTTGCTTGTGTGGCAAATCTCCTGCACGATCAGTGCGATGCCTTGATAAAAATTGGCAGTGCCAGCAAACG TGTCAGACGCTTTTGTCGTGTGGCAAGCACAAGTGCAACCAAAAATGCCATCGACGTGGCCAATGCCCGCCTTGCAATAGTCAGAGCTCTCAGCCTTGTAACTGCAAGCGTGAGGTGAAAGTTGTTAACTGCTCACAGCCCAAATGGCAGTGTACTAATGTTTGTGGCGCGCTTTACAACTGTGGCCAGCATAAATGCGAGAAGATCTGTCATTCAGCAGATTGTGGCGGCGACTGTCCCTTGAGTGTGCGCAGCTGTCCTTGCGGCAAGAGc AAAAACGCAAGCGGCTGTAATGAGGAGGTGGAAACTTGTGGCGACACGTGCCACAAATTGTTATCTTGTGGCAATCACACTTGCACGCAACGTTGTCATCGCGGGCCTTGCAACCAA TGTCTGGTGCGTACCACAAAAAAATGTCGCTGTGGCCTGCATGAGAAGGAGCTGCCCTGCTCCAAGGAGTTCACATGCGAGGCCAAATGCAAGCAGATGCGGGACTGTGGCAAACATGCTTGCAATCGTAAATGCTGTGGCTATCAGTGTCCACCCTGCGAAAAGATTTGCGGAAAGCAATTGAACTGCAACAAGCATAAATGTCAATCGGTCTGCCATAATGGCCCGTGTTATCCCTGCAAATTAGAATCTCAGGTCAACTGCCGTTGTGGTAAAACTCGACGCAGCGTGCCCTGCGGTCGTGAGAGAAGCGCACGCATCGCTTGCATGGAGCTCTGCCG AATAAGCTCCAAATGCCATCACGCCGTCAAGCATCGCTGTCACAAAGGCGAGTGTCCGCCTTGTGCACAACCTTGtggacaaacaaacaaatgtggTCACATATGCAAAGCACATTGTCATTCAGCCATCAGAGTAAACAAAACTGCAGACGCCTCAAATCGGGCTGCGGCAAAGAAG TATGAGTATCGACCATTGCCGCATCCACAATGCGAGGAAGGCGTCAGCGTTAGCTGTATAGGTGGACATGAGCTAGCTACCTGGCCCTGTTGGAACTCCAAACCATCCTCCTGCGCTCGGAAATGTGCGCGCCAATTGCGCTGTGGCAATCACAAATGCCAGCTTGTCTGCCACACTGTACCAGATCCGCAGAGCATGCTGCAGCAAGTGGGTTGTGCTAATTGCGAGCAAGGCTGTGGCATAGCTCGTACCAAAGGATGCGAGCATTCTTGCAACAAAGGCTGTCATCCACCGCCCTGTGCGCCCTGCAGCTTCGttatcaaaagcaaatgccacTGTGGCCTTAATCAGATTATCTATAAGTGCCATGAGCTTTACAATGATGTGgatgaagagcagcagctactggaGCGTGGCGAAAAGTTGCGTTGCTGCGGCAATCGTTGTCTAAAGAAT ttcgCCTGTGGTCATCGGTGCATAACTATTTGTCACTCTGGCAAGTGTCCCAACCCGGAGCTGTGCCGCAAGAAAGTGCGCATTTATTGCGCCTGCAAGCGGCTTAAGCAGGAGATTGCATGCGACAAGCATCGAGCAGGTCAAACCTCACTAAGCTGCGATGACAACTGTCAGGCTGAGCGTGCCAAGGTTGAGGCTacggaacagcagcagctggcgcgtAAAAAACAATTGGAGGAGGAAAAGAATCGCATCGAGCTTGAAAAATTCCAGCAGAAATTTGCCAAGCGCAAGCCTAGAGAACGCAAGACCATTGAAGTGGATCTTGAGCGCAGCAAGATAGACTGGCAACGTTGGGCCAACTACAGCGTAGCGCTGCTCTTGGTGTTAGGAGCGCTAGGTGTTGCTTACTATGCAGACAGCTAA
- the LOC108600973 gene encoding phosphatidylserine lipase ABHD16A yields MSFYNYIFGPKLYMEYKGVPEPQRKMYEPGGVEKFGEQILSTLSVVWSVSYYTSPLIFTFLYRRGYFAAEAMPALAKISTSVGLIVIISLFMRGVGRKQSRAYSNMMTALTQAKANKSSEALHGFDIDFSAWPVDFDVKTLAGDPKKPTNAVGRREGFSIAALPCEVIAYLAINTFGLSMIYPGSVKLLQKFMMPMLISGRAKLIEDDNGIRNKVKTIDSNEIDTLFIDNRNDNVGNGKTLVICSEGNAGFYEAGIMATPIALKYSVLGWNHPGFAGSTGKPIPEQDKNAIDAVVSFAINQLGFALEDIILYGWSIGGFSTLYAASIYPEVKGVVLDATFDDILYLAQPRMPASLGGIVRVAIRNYCNLNNAELAHKYNGPVLFIRRTEDEIISEDNRIDTNRGNYLTLSVLRHRFPNIFSSTQLSRAKGLLSKPLEPYSYSVAEEKLIMSRLITYASDEGKSFPMQIGADYTDEVRNQMAVFLLRKHLRDYNSTHCTQLPGEFFSIPWDIPIEHGFVFT; encoded by the exons ATGAGtttctataattatatatttgggCCCAAGCTGTATATGGAGTACAAAGGTGTACCCGAACCACAG CGAAAAATGTATGAACCCGGCGGTGTCGAAAAGTTTGGGGAGCAAATACTTTCTACG CTGTCAGTGGTTTGGTCTGTCAGTTATTATACGTCGCCGCTGATTTTTACATTCCTTTATCGACGCGGCTATTTCGCTGCTGAAGCGATGCCAGCGCTGGCGAAGATCTCAACAAGTGTTGGGCTTATAGTCATTATATCTTTGTTTATGCGTGGCGTTGGACGAAAGCAATCGCGGGCTTATTCCAATATGATGACAGCGCTGACACAGGCGAAGGCCAACAAATCGTCAGAAGCTTTGCATGGCTTCGACATTGATTTCTCAGCTTGGCCAGTTGATTTCGATGTAAAGACACTGGCAGG tgatCCAAAAAAGCCGACAAACGCAGTTGGACGACGTGAGGGTTTCAGCATTGCTGCGCTACCTTGCGAAGTTATTGCCTATTTAGCAATTAACACTTTTGGGCTGTCAATGATATACCCTGGATCAGTTAAGCTGTTGCAGAAATTCATGA tgcCCATGCTGATCTCAGGACGCGCTAAGCTTATTGAAGACGACAATGGCATACGcaataaagtaaaaacaatCGATTCTAACGAAATAGATACGCTGTTTATAGATAATCGAAACGATAACGTGGGCAATGGCAAAACTTTGGTCATCTGCTCAGAGGGCAATGCTGGCTTCTATGAGGCTGGCATAATGGCCACTCCAATTGCATTAAAGTACTCAGTGCTGGGCTGGAATCACCCTGGCTTTGCTGGCAGCACGGGCAAGCCAATACCCGAGCAGGACAAAAATGCCATTGATGCAGTGGTAAGCTttgcaattaatcaattggGTTTTGCCTTGGAAGATATAATACTCTATGGCTGGAGCATTGGCGGCTTCAGCACATTGTATGCCGCATCTATTTATCCGGAAGTCAAGGGAGTA GTGCTGGATGCTACATTCGATGACATTCTCTATTTGGCCCAGCCACGTATGCCTGCCAGTCTTGGTGGCATTGTGCGTGTTGCCATACGTAATTATTGTAATCTAAATAATGCTGAGCTGGCACACAAGTATAATGGACCCGTTCTGTTCATACGACGAACTGAAGATGAAATTATTTCCGA ggATAATCGCATTGATACAAATCGTGGCAACTATTTAACGCTGTCTGTACTAAGGCATCGTTTTCCCAATATATTCTCTTCGACTCAGCTGTCGCGTGCTAAGGGCTTGCTGTCAAAACCATTGGAGCCTTACAGCTATAGCGTTGCCGAAGAGAAGCTAATTATGTCACGTCTTATTACTTATGCTTCGGATGAGGGAAAGAGCTTCCCCATGCAAATTGGAGCAGATTACACCGATGAAGTGCGCAATCAAATGGCAGTATTTTTG TTGCGCAAGCATTTACGTGACTACAATTCTACACATTGCACACAGTTGCCTGGCGAGTTCTTCAGCATTCCGTGGGATATACCCATCGAGCATGGATTTGTATTTACTTAA
- the LOC108600974 gene encoding zinc finger matrin-type protein 2 translates to MTMRPDDHRRKWDKNEYQKLAQERLMNQAQPKEEEPIQRENLKRRDYKVDLDSKLGKSVVINKNTPTSQSGGYYCNVCDCVVKDSINFLDHINGKKHQRNLGMSMKVERSTVDQVKERFQQNKKKMEEKVKDYELDRKVREAKEEEDRYKEHRKEKRKDRKRKAENHDDLNGGMPDDMAAIMGFSGFGGSKKNS, encoded by the exons ATGACGATGCGACCAGATGACCACCGAAGAAAATGGGACAAAAACGAGTACCAAAAACTAGCCCAGGAGCGCTTGATGAACCAAGCGCAGCCAAAAGAAGAAG AGCCTATACAGCGAGAAAATCTGAAGCGACGAGACTATAAGGTTGACTTGGATAGCAAATTGGGCAAGAGTGTTGtgataaacaaaaatacaccTACCTCGCAATCCGGCGGCTACTATTGCAATGTGTGCGACTGTGTGGTTAAGGATTCCATCAACTTCCTGGATCACATTAATGGAAAAAAACACCAGCGCAATCTGGGCATGTCCATGAAAGTAGAGCGCAGCACCGTTGACCAGGTGAAGGAGCGCtttcagcaaaacaaaaagaaaatggaGGAGAAAGTGAAGGATTATGAACTGGACAGAAAGGTGCGTGAGGCTAAAGAGGAGGAAGACCGGTACAAAGAGCACCGAAAGGAGAAAAGAAAAGACCGAAAGCGAAAGGCTGAGAATCACGATGACTTAAATGGTGGCATGCCCGACGACATGGCTGCGATAATGGGATTCTCTGGCTTTGGCGGCTCCAAGAAGAACTCATAG